The Halanaerobium praevalens DSM 2228 genome contains a region encoding:
- a CDS encoding shikimate dehydrogenase: protein MSIFIPNNETNLYGLLGRDLSHSISPSLHNNGFRDLNINAVYLMLESKEKDLANYIDSLKTLGFSGWNVTLPYKEAIIPYLNGFSSLARASGAVNTVLNRRGRLTGYNTDVIGFQRQIEESGVKVKNKKAVVIGAGGGARAVIAALVQLKLAEIMIINRSVDQAEKLAGLFREENPEQNFDFCSLEENEYASYLKTADLVVDTTPVGMYNCQIEKELVINPDYLNENQLVIDLVYNPLKTKILAEAEKRGAQIGNGLPTLIYQAEASFKLWTQEMPPKKKWYQIAEKAVKKIKEKAAAAEIEK from the coding sequence ATGAGTATTTTTATACCAAATAATGAAACAAATTTATATGGTTTATTAGGCAGAGATTTAAGCCATTCTATTTCTCCATCTTTACATAATAATGGATTTAGAGACTTAAATATTAATGCAGTTTATTTGATGTTAGAAAGTAAAGAAAAAGATTTAGCAAACTATATAGACTCTTTAAAAACTCTAGGTTTTTCCGGCTGGAATGTAACTCTTCCTTATAAAGAAGCTATTATTCCTTATTTAAACGGATTTTCCTCTTTAGCTAGAGCTTCTGGAGCAGTAAATACAGTTTTAAATAGAAGAGGCCGCTTAACTGGTTATAATACTGATGTAATTGGTTTTCAACGTCAAATTGAAGAATCTGGTGTTAAGGTCAAAAACAAAAAAGCAGTTGTTATTGGAGCTGGTGGAGGAGCAAGGGCAGTAATTGCAGCTTTAGTTCAGCTAAAATTAGCAGAAATAATGATTATTAATCGTAGTGTTGATCAGGCTGAAAAGTTAGCTGGACTTTTTAGAGAAGAAAATCCAGAACAAAATTTTGATTTTTGCAGCTTAGAAGAAAATGAATATGCTTCTTATTTAAAAACAGCTGATTTAGTAGTTGATACAACACCAGTAGGAATGTATAATTGCCAAATAGAAAAAGAATTAGTTATTAATCCTGATTATTTAAATGAAAATCAATTAGTGATTGATTTAGTTTATAATCCTTTAAAAACTAAAATTTTAGCAGAAGCCGAAAAAAGAGGTGCTCAGATTGGAAATGGTTTACCAACTCTAATTTATCAAGCAGAGGCATCTTTTAAACTTTGGACACAAGAAATGCCACCTAAGAAAAAATGGTATCAGATAGCAGAAAAGGCTGTTAAAAAAATAAAAGAAAAAGCAGCAGCAGCTGAAATTGAAAAATAA
- a CDS encoding GspE/PulE family protein has translation MAKKRVKLGELLVEHEYITAKELKEALNKLDNTDKKIGEVLVELGYVKEEDLIEVLEFQRGIPHADLDKYFFDPSLAELIPENIARRYLAVPMEKSSQGKLKVVMADPTDLVAIDDLEMLSNFSVEPLYGAPKQIRAAIDRLYGSDEIDISNIFADFDLEDLEEVSDNQDEEIYEEEQLREMVDEAPIIKLANYIISKAYQKGASDIHIEPEEDKIRVRFRIDGVLKKEMTAPKSSHRALVSRIKIIANLDITEHRVPQDGRIKMIFKGEKLDMRVSTLPTIRGEKVVIRLLAQNTSLLDLDNLGLSEYNREKFGSLIQKPNGVLLLTGPTGSGKSTTLFAALNELNSSQINMLTIEDPVEYQIPGINQVQAQPKAGLTFAKTLRSILRQDPDIIMIGEMRDQETAEIAVRSALTGHLVFSTLHTNDAVSSITRLTDMGLASYLVAASLNGVVAQRLVRKLCPHCKEKRKLEKTDLKYLNQPELKEAYFAVGCEKCNNTGYNGRLAIQEIFEIDNQVREMISDNYSKEKISEYAKSQGMVTLKEDGIAKIKKGETDISELRRIIY, from the coding sequence ATGGCCAAAAAAAGAGTTAAATTAGGTGAGTTACTAGTAGAACATGAATATATAACTGCTAAAGAATTAAAAGAGGCTTTAAATAAATTAGATAATACAGATAAAAAAATTGGTGAAGTTTTAGTTGAATTAGGATATGTTAAAGAAGAAGATTTAATTGAAGTTTTAGAATTTCAGCGCGGAATTCCTCATGCAGATCTGGATAAATATTTCTTTGATCCTTCTTTAGCAGAATTAATTCCGGAAAATATTGCCAGACGTTATTTAGCAGTACCTATGGAAAAAAGTAGTCAAGGTAAGTTAAAAGTTGTAATGGCAGATCCAACTGATTTAGTTGCAATTGATGATTTAGAGATGTTAAGTAATTTTAGTGTAGAACCTCTTTATGGAGCACCAAAACAAATTAGAGCTGCTATTGATAGACTATATGGTAGTGATGAAATAGATATTTCTAATATTTTTGCGGATTTTGATTTAGAAGATTTAGAAGAAGTTTCTGATAATCAAGATGAAGAAATTTATGAAGAAGAACAATTAAGGGAAATGGTTGATGAGGCTCCAATTATTAAACTAGCTAATTATATAATTAGTAAGGCATATCAAAAAGGAGCAAGTGATATTCATATTGAGCCTGAAGAAGATAAAATAAGGGTTAGGTTTAGAATTGATGGAGTTTTGAAAAAAGAAATGACTGCCCCTAAATCTTCACACAGAGCTTTGGTTTCTAGAATTAAAATTATAGCCAATTTAGATATTACAGAACATCGAGTACCTCAAGATGGCCGGATTAAGATGATTTTTAAAGGTGAAAAACTTGATATGCGAGTTTCAACTTTACCTACGATTAGAGGAGAAAAGGTAGTAATTCGTCTTTTAGCTCAAAATACTAGTTTATTAGATTTAGATAATTTAGGCTTATCAGAATATAATAGAGAAAAATTTGGCAGTTTAATCCAAAAACCAAATGGGGTTTTATTACTAACTGGTCCAACTGGTAGTGGAAAATCAACAACTTTATTTGCTGCTTTAAATGAGTTAAATAGTTCTCAAATTAATATGTTAACAATTGAAGACCCAGTTGAATATCAAATACCAGGAATTAATCAGGTTCAAGCTCAACCTAAAGCTGGTTTAACTTTTGCTAAAACTTTAAGATCTATCTTAAGACAGGATCCTGATATTATAATGATTGGAGAGATGAGAGATCAAGAAACAGCTGAAATTGCTGTGAGATCAGCTTTAACTGGCCATCTAGTTTTTAGTACTCTGCACACTAATGATGCAGTTAGTTCGATAACTAGATTGACAGATATGGGTTTAGCATCTTATTTAGTAGCTGCTTCTTTAAATGGAGTGGTGGCCCAGCGTTTGGTACGCAAATTATGTCCCCACTGTAAGGAAAAAAGAAAATTAGAAAAAACTGATTTAAAATATTTAAATCAACCAGAACTAAAAGAAGCATATTTTGCTGTTGGTTGTGAAAAATGTAATAACACTGGTTATAATGGGAGACTTGCTATTCAAGAAATTTTTGAAATAGATAATCAAGTTAGAGAAATGATTAGTGATAATTATAGTAAAGAAAAAATCAGTGAATACGCAAAATCACAGGGGATGGTAACTTTGAAAGAAGATGGAATAGCAAAGATCAAAAAAGGTGAAACTGATATTTCTGAATTAAGAAGGATTATCTATTAA
- a CDS encoding type IV pilus twitching motility protein PilT, producing the protein MELKKLLEIVSQDDQISDLHLTVFSPPYIRRNGKLEPYSQYEGELSVADTENFAKAMMNKKQYQEFKAQGELDFSYRMPGTSRFRVNAYHQRGSVGIALRIIPNQVPTIEAMNLPKVLKKLAYQRMGLVLSTGPTGSGKSTTQAAIINEINKNRQCHIMTLEDPIEYLHKHNKSLVHQREVGSDTNNFKRGLRACLRQDPDVILVGEMRDLETIQIALEAAETGHLVLATLHTNSAPATIDRIIDVFPAAQQGQIRIQLASVISAVIAQQLIPTKDQSGRVAAFEIMMATSAIRNIIREGKTNQIYSAIQTGGRYQMITMDNSLLKLYKRDKITKESVLHHCNDIKYVNEKLR; encoded by the coding sequence TTGGAATTAAAAAAATTATTAGAAATAGTATCTCAGGATGATCAAATATCTGATCTTCATTTAACAGTTTTTTCACCTCCTTATATTCGCAGAAATGGGAAATTAGAACCATATTCACAATATGAGGGAGAATTAAGTGTTGCAGATACTGAAAATTTTGCTAAAGCAATGATGAATAAAAAACAATACCAGGAGTTTAAAGCTCAAGGAGAATTAGATTTTTCTTATCGAATGCCAGGCACCTCACGTTTTCGAGTTAATGCTTATCATCAAAGAGGAAGTGTTGGAATTGCTTTAAGAATTATTCCAAATCAAGTACCAACAATTGAAGCCATGAACTTGCCTAAAGTTTTAAAAAAACTAGCTTACCAAAGAATGGGTTTAGTTTTAAGTACTGGCCCAACAGGTAGTGGTAAATCTACAACTCAGGCAGCAATTATTAATGAAATAAATAAAAATAGACAGTGTCATATTATGACTTTAGAAGATCCAATTGAATATCTGCATAAACATAATAAGAGTCTTGTTCATCAGCGTGAAGTAGGTAGTGATACTAATAATTTCAAAAGAGGTTTAAGAGCCTGTTTACGCCAAGATCCAGATGTAATTTTAGTTGGAGAAATGAGAGATTTGGAGACTATTCAAATTGCTTTAGAGGCGGCAGAGACGGGTCATTTAGTTTTAGCAACTCTGCATACTAATAGTGCTCCTGCTACTATTGATCGAATAATTGATGTTTTCCCAGCAGCTCAACAAGGACAGATTAGGATTCAATTAGCTTCAGTTATTAGTGCAGTTATAGCTCAACAGTTAATTCCAACTAAAGATCAGAGTGGAAGAGTAGCAGCTTTTGAAATTATGATGGCAACTTCTGCAATTAGAAATATAATTAGAGAAGGGAAGACAAATCAGATTTATTCTGCTATTCAAACTGGTGGTCGTTATCAAATGATTACAATGGATAATTCTCTTTTGAAATTGTACAAGAGAGATAAAATTACTAAAGAATCAGTATTACATCACTGTAATGATATAAAATATGTTAATGAAAAATTGAGATAA